Proteins from a genomic interval of Zingiber officinale cultivar Zhangliang chromosome 2A, Zo_v1.1, whole genome shotgun sequence:
- the LOC122041144 gene encoding cytosolic enolase 3-like yields MSVQEYLDKHMLSRKIEDAVNAAVRAKASDPVLFISNHMRKAVPPVITKIKARQILDSRGIPTVEVDLYTNKGMYRASVPSSATTGIYEAVKLRDGDKGKYLGKGVLKAVNVINEKISEALNGMDPLLQSQIDQAMIDLDKTDRQAELGANAMLAVSIAACKAGAAEKEVPLYKHIADLSGKNNLVLPVPAVTVISGGKHACNDLAVQEIMILPIGASSFQEAMQMCSETYHHLKTIIQEKYASVACNVGDDGGFALNISSITECLDLTKEAIDRAGYNGRIKMAIDVGATDFCIGKKYDLDFKISTKSAQNFKTGEDMLELYTKLCTEYPIVSIEQPFDKDDWEHTKLFSALGLCQVVGDDLLVSNPKRIERAINEYTYNALLLKVNQVGTVTEAIEVVKQAQDAHWGVIVSHRSGETEDSFIADLVVGLGTGQLKAGAPCRAEQLAKYNQILRIEEELGNQASYAGENWKFP; encoded by the exons ATGTCGGTGCAGGAGTACCTCGACAAACACATGCTCTCCCGAAAGATCGAGGATGCCGTCAACGCTGCCGTCCGGGCCAAGGCCTCGGATCCTGTCCTCTTCATT TCCAATCACATGCGGAAGGCTGTCCCTCCTGTCATCACCAAGATCAAAGCACGGCAGATCTTGGATAGCCGAGGGATCCCCACTGTGGAAGTCGATCTCTACACCAACAAGGGCATGTATCGTGCATCTGTTCCAAGCAGCGCCACCACTGGAAT ATACGAGGCAGTCAAATTACGTGATGGTGACAAAGGGAAGTATCTTGGAAAGGGTGTTTTAAAAGCAGTCAATGTAATTAATGAGAAGATTTCAGAAGCATTGAACGGAATGGATCCTTTGCTTCAATCCCAGATAGATCAAGCCATGATAGACTTGGACAAAACTGATAG GCAGGCTGAGCTTGGAGCCAATGCCATGTTAGCTGTGTCAATTGCTGCTTGCAAGGCTGGTGCTGCTGAAAAAGAG GTTCCGTTGTACAAACATATTGCTGATCTTTCTGGTAAAAACAATCTAGTGCTTCCTGTTCCAGCAGTTACAGTGATTTCTGGTGGAAAACATGCATGCAATGATTTGGCTGTTCAG GAAATTATGATTCTTCCCATTGGTGCAAGTAGCTTTCAGGAAGCAATGCAGATGTGCTCGGAGACATATCATCACTTAAAG ACTATTATTCAAGAGAAATATGCTTCAGTCGCATGTAATGTAGGTGATGATGGTGGATTTGCACTGAATATCTCAAG TATCACTGAATGCTTGGATCTTACTAAGGAGGCAATTGATCGAGCTGGATATAATGGCAGGATTAAAATGGCAATTGATGTCGGTGCTACTGATTTTTGCATTG GAAAGAAGTATGATTTAGACTTCAAGATATCAACCAAGTCTGCACAAAATTTCAAAACAGGAGAGGACATGCTTGAGTTATACACTAAACTCTGTACAG AATATCCAATTGTTTCTATTGAGCAGCCCTTTGATAAGGATGACTGGGAACATACAAAGTTGTTTTCTGCCCTAGGTTTATGCCAG GTAGTTGGGGATGACTTATTGGTCTCGAATCCAAAACGTATTGAGCGGGCAATAAATGAGTATACTTATAATGCTCTTCTTCTCAAG GTAAATCAGGTTGGTACAGTCACAGAGGCTATAGAGGTTGTGAAGCAAGCACAAGACGCTCACTGGGGAGTCATTGTGTCTCATAGATCTGGAGAGACTGAAGATTCATTTATTGCTGATCTGGTAGTTGGACTTGGCACAGGTCAGTTGAAAGCTGGTGCACCTTGTCGGGCTGAACAACTTGCAAAGTATAATCAG ATTCTTAGAATCGAGGAAGAGCTTGGAAACCAGGCTAGCTATGCTGGAGAAAACTGGAAATTTCCATGA